TTCAGGCCGACCATCGTCTGGTTCATGCCGAAATTCGTCACCTGCGCGGCGGAATGCCAGGTCGTGCCGCTGGTGAGTTCGTTGCGCTCGACCAGGACGACATCGCTCCAGCCCTCGCGGGTCAGGTGATAAAGGGTCGAACAGCCGGCAATACCACCGCCTATGACAACGACTTTTGTGCGGGATTTCATCAAACGTGACTCCAGGTCTTTACTGAAATCGCATAGAGCCCAAGACCGGGTCACGTCACAATACGGTATTCATTAAATTCGAAAAATTCGAAATTTAGCGCTCAAAAATATGAAATTACTCTATTTCAGTTGCGCGAAATGCACGCATCACCTTGAGTGGCGCAGCAACTGATTTGGGAGAATGTCACATGAGCGGTGGCCGCGCGAAACGGGGAGGCCGGAAGGAACGCCTGGCGATGCGGGCCGCCAAGCCCCAGGTCGATCCGTGCCCGCCGGGGCAGGCGGGAGGCAGATACAAACCGCTTCTGGACGATGAGCTGCAACAGATCTACCGCACGGCGCTGGATCTCCTGAGCCGGCTCGGCATGGGGGAGGTCCCCGACCGTCTGAAAGAAGACCTGCTCGCGGCAGGTGCCAAGGCCGGAGAAAGTGACCGTGTCCGGTTCCCTGTTGAACTGGTCGAGACCGCCATCGCGGCGGCTGCCAAGACCTTCACCTTTCACGGCCGTGATCCGTCGAAATCCATCACAGTCGGCGGCAGCAATGTCTATTTCGGCACGGGCGGCGCGGCGGTTCAGACGCTCGACATGGAAACAGGTCTCTATCGCCCGTCGACGCTTGAAGACCTGCACAATTTCACCCGGCTTCAGGACGTCCTCCAGAATGTCAGCTGGTTCACGCGCTGCTGCGTTGCAACGGACGTGCCCGATACCTACGATTTGGACGTGAACACGGTCTACGCGCTTCTGAAGAACACCACCAAGCCCGTTGCAACTTCGTTCACGCTGCCCGAGCATGTCACACCGATCGTCGGCATGCTCGACATCGCTGCCGGCGGCGAGGGGGAGTTCGCCAGGCGGCCGTTCCTGAAGGCCCATATCAGTCCGGTCATTTCACCGCTGCGCTACGGCGAAGATGCGGTCGGTGTCGTCTACGAGTGCATCCGGCACAACATCCCGATGTCCTGTATCACCGCCGCACAGGCCGGTGCCACGGCGCCGGCAACGCTTGCGGGCTTTCTGGCACAGTCACTTGCCGAAACGCTTGCCAGTCTTGTGATGGTGCACGCGATCCAGCCGGGCTTTCCGATGATCTTTTCCAACTGGCCGCTCGTCATCGATCTGAGAACCGGCGCCTTTTCGGGCGGGGGCGGCGAGACCGCCGTCCTCAACGCGGCGTCAGCCCAGTTGACCAACTGGCTCGGTCTTCCCTCCGGCGTCGCCTCGTCGATGACCGACGCCAAGGCGATCGATGCGCAGGCCGGGGTTGAGAAGGGCATAACATCGCTTGCCGCCGCGCTGGCCGGCGGCAATCTGATCTATGAAAGTTCCGGCATGACCGCATCGCTGTTGGGCGCCAGTTTCGAGGCGTTCGTGCTCGATGACGAGATGCACTCCATGACCTATCGTGCGCTCAGGGGTATCGAGGTAACGCCGGACACGCTGGCCTTCGACGCAATCTGCGAAGCGGTGCTGGGAGAAGGCCACTTTCTGGGTGGCCAGAACACCTACCAGGCCATGGAGCGCGATTATTTCTACCCGTCGCTGGCCGACCGGGACGAGCCGAGGACCTGGGCGCAGAACGGAGCGCAGGATGCCTGGACGCGCGCCCGGGCCCGTGCGGGCGAGATCCTGGCGAGCCACCACCCGGCCTACCTGTCCCCGGAGCAGGACAGGACCATTAGGGACCGTTTCAACATTCTCTGAAGCCGTCCACACGGTCTAAGGCGCTCAGTCGATCAGCTTCAGGCTGTCTTTCAGCCACGGCGTCTTCTCAAAGAACGGCGTGAGCAGGGTATCGTCAATGAGGGTTCTTATGGACTCGTCGACAAGATTGAGCACCGATCTGGAACAGTCGGCATTGGCGAGGATCGCCAGCGTGCGCGCAAATCCCTTGCCCGGAAACCGGTGCATCTCGACCTCGGGGTGAAAGCGCCGAGCCCGGGAAAACAGCAGCGGTGTGGTGATGGTCCAGCCCGTTCCCGCCGCCACCATGGCCAGAAGCGTCTGGTTGTTGCCGCATTCAAAGCGGTGCGGCGGTGAGATGTCCATGCGCCTGAGCTGGGCTTCGATATGCTTGGCCATGATGAGATTGCTCGTGAATCTCAGAAACGGAAGCTCGGCCTTTCCCTGGATGATTTCGCCCGGTGTCCTGTCCAGCCCCTTCGGAACGACCATGACGTAGGGATCGCGAAGAAGCGGCCGCTCGATGAAATCGCGCAGGCGTTCGTTTGACGTTGCCGCAACGCCGATGTCGAGTTGCCGGTTGCGCAGCATCTGCACGATCATGTGACTGGAATCGGTGTGATACAGGAAATCGCAATTTGGCATCGCCTCGAACAGCGAGACGGCGAGTGCCGGAAAGATATCGCTGTCGAAATCCTCGATGGTGCCGAGCCGGAGATAGCTGGCCTCGGCCATGGTCCCGCCGGCCGCTTCCGCCCTGGCCCGGCGCAGCGCGTGCAAGGCATCGTCGATGTCGCGCAGGAAGATCTTGCCTTTCGGCGTCAGCACGAGGGGTCGCCGGGAGTGGTCGAAAAGCTCCACGCGCAGCGCTTCTTCCAGGTTGCGCAGATGGTGGGAAACGGTGCTTGCCGAAAGGCCGGATTCTGCCGCGACGGCCTGAAGCGAACCGCTGCGTGCGCACAGCTGGAACAGCTCCAGTCCCTTGAGGCTGAGATCCTTGATGTCAGGGCGTTGCGGCATGGGTATCCCGGGTGCTTTTCATTACAAAAAATTATGCTGATTTTTTCGAATTTGTACTGCAAACTTTTCGAAATTTCCTGTCGTTCCTGTTTTTGTTGGAGAAAATGTGGAAGCGTTGTAGGAATTATATTCACAGGGCCGGAAAAAGGTCTGAGCCAAAAACAGAGGTGAGAACACAAAAAACAAAAACAAACGCGTTCGTGCTTCGGTCGATCAGGACAGTGTTTGAGCTCAATCCGGCGGCACGACTTCAGCGAAACAAATCAAATTCCGATAGGGGAGCCTGACAATGAGTGATGGAAAGTTTTCAATAGGATCGATGAACCGCCGCAGGTTCTTGCAGACAACCGGTGCAGCCACGGTTATGGCCGGCAGCACGTTGTCGCTGACCGGTACCGCAAAGGCGGCACCGAAGCGCGGCGGCACGCTCCGCGTCGCCAAGGGTCACGGACAGACCACGGACACGCTTGATCCGGGCACATGGGAACATGGCTTCGTGATCGCGCTGGGTTATGGGTATTGCGGATATCTGACCGGTGTTGCCCCCGACGGCTCCGTTGAGCCGCAGCTTGCCGAGAGCTGGGAAGCGGACGACGAAGCAAAGGTCTGGCGCTTCAAGATGCGTCCGGGAACAACGTTCCATTCCGGCAAGGCCGTCACGCCGGAAGACGTGATCGCGTCGATCAATTTCCACCGCGGCGAAGATTCGACATCTGCCGCCAAGCCGCTGCTGGCCGCCATTGACGACATCACTGCCGAAGGCGACACGGTTGTCTTCTCGCTGTCCTCCGGCAGCGCCGACTTCCCGTTCACCTTCACCGATTACCACCTGCCGATCCAGCCGGCCAAGGACGGCTCCGTCGACTGGAAGTCCGGCGACGGCGCAGGCCCGTACAAGCTGACGGATTTCACGCCGGGCGTCTCCGCAACGCTGACACGCAATGAAAACGACTGGAACAGCGATCGCGGTTTCTTTGATACGATCGAGCTGCTGGCCATCGTGGATCTGAACGCGCGCACGACAGCCCTGATTTCAGGCGATGTTCACGTCATCGACAAGCTGGACCTGAAGACGATCGGACTGATGGGGCGTCGCCCCGGCCTGACGATCCACGAGGTCGCCGGCAATCAGCATTACACGTTCGCCATGTCCACCAACAAGGACCCGTACACCGACAGAAATGTACGCCTTGCGCTGAAGCATGCCGTCAACCGCCAGGAAATGGTCGACAAGATCCTCTTCGGTTACGGCGCGGTCGGCAACGACCACCCGATCGGACAGGGCCAGCAGTTCTTCAACAGCGAACTGGAACAGCGCACGTATGATCCGGACAAGGCCAAGTTCTATCTGAAGGAAGCCGGTCTCGACAGCCTGTCGGTGACCCTGTCTTCAGCCGACGCGGCCTTCCCGGGCGCGGTCGATGCAGCTGTTCTGTTCCAGCAGTCGGCCAAGGATGCCGGGATCAACCTGGAAATCAACCGCGTACCGAATGACGGCTACTGGTCGGATGTCTGGATGAAAGATCCGTTTACCGCGGTTTACTGGGGCGGCCGTCCGGTCGAGGACGCCATGTTCTCGACAGCCTACGCCAAAGGTGTCGCCTGGAATGACACCTTCTGGGACAATGACCGTTTCAACGAACTGCTTGTCACGGCACGCGCCGAGCTCGATCCGGACAAGCGCCGCACGATGTATTACGAAATGCAGACCATCGTGAACGAAGACGGCGGCGTGATCATTCCGATGTTCGCGAACTACGTCTTTGCGACGTCGAACGACATCGTTGTCAGCGACAGCATGGCGTCCAACTGGGACATGGATGGCGAGCGCTGGATGGAGCGCTGGTCCTTCGCCTGAACCTGACAGGGTTGAATAAGACGGGGCGGGATTTCCCGCCCCGTTTTTTTTGGGCCTCGGTCAACTGAAGCCGGCCGCGGCCGCTGTCAGCGCTTCGCCTAAAGACCCGGCAGCCACAGCGCGATCTGCGGGAACAGCACCAGCAGCGCGACGAGCAGGAGCGAACAGCCAATGAACGGGAAGGCGGAGGTATAGATCGTCCGCATGGTCGTTCCCGGCGGCGCCACGCCCTTCATCACGAACAGCAGCAGCCCGAACGGCGGCGTCGTGAAGCTGATTTCCAGAGCCAGCAGCATGATCAGTCCGAACCAGATCGGGTCATAGCCGAGATTCATCGCCAGCGGAAAGAAGATCGGCACGGTCAGCAGCATCATGGAAATCTGTTCCATGAACATGCCGAGAAGCAGCAGCACCGCAAACATCACCAGCAGCATGGCGAGCGGTGCCAGTTCGAACGAGATGGCCCAGTTCACAAGGCCGCGCGAGGCCCCGGAAAACGCCAGCAGCTGGCTGAACGTCGCCGAGCCGAACACGATCAGGTAGGCCATCAGCGTCACCTTGAGCGCGCCTGTCACGGATTTGCGCATCGCCTCCCACGTCAGGCACCGGAACACCGCCGCCAGGATCAGCACACCAAGCGCCCCGAAGGCAGCGGCTTCGGATGGCGTCACGAAGCCGTTGATCATCAGGATGATGATGACGACCATCACGCCGACCATCGGAACGACCTCGCGCAGCAGCAGTCCGATCTTGCCGGCAAATGACATCGGCTCGACGTCATAGGCAGGTGCTGCGGCCGGATCGAGTTTCGTCTGCAGCCAGATCGTGCCGATATAGAAGCCGGCGAGGATCAGTCCGGGTATGACCCCGGCAATGAGCAGGGCGCCGACATCGATCTGCGCCAGCGTGGCGAGCAGGACCGCAAGGGCCGAGGGCGGAATGATGATCGCAAGGCCGCCCGTGCCGAGGATCGGGCCGATGCTCATGTGCGATTTGTAGCCGCGCTGGCTCATCTCCGGAACCATCAGCGACCCGAGCAGCGCCGTGGATCCCATCGACGAGCCGGACAGGGTCGAAAAGGCCGTGCCGCCGAGAACGGTCACGTAGCTCAGCCGGCCCGACAGTCTGCCGAGCAGCTTGTCGATCGCGTTGAACATGCGCCCGCCCAGCCCGGTATGAAAGAAGATCTCGCCCATCAGCAGGAAAAGCGGGATCGGAACGAGCGCGAATTTGGTCAGCGATCCGAGACCGTTGTTCAGGAGCTGGCCGATCCCGCGTTCACCGCCCATGAACACCCAGGCACCGACGATGTTGGCGGCAAGGAACGCGAGGGCGACCGGCATGCCCATCGCCATCAGAAACACGATGACACCCAGGAGGAGGGCGAGAGCCTCGTACCATTCCATTATTCGTGTATCCCCGCTTCACCGGTATGCATCAGCTCCGAGCCGACGACGAAGCGCATGAACTCGACGGCCATCAGGCCGAAGCTCAGCGGAAAGGTGACCGTCAGCAGCCAGCGCGGGTAGTAATAGGCGCGGGTGTCGTAGTCGCCCCGCTCGATGTTCTTCAGAAACAGTTCCAGGCCCTTCCAGGCCAGGATGACGCAGACAAGCACGCAGGCCAGCGCGACGAGGCGGCTGACGACGTGGCGCGGACCTTCCGGCAAGGCGGACGTGACCAGCTCGATATGCACGTGGCCCTTCTCGCGCACCAGCCACGGAGCGCCCAGCATCGTCATGTAGAGCAGCCCGTATTCGGACGATGTGAACAGCCAGGCGAAGGGCTGCAGTCCGAGGTTCCGCATCACGACGGAGATGACGACGGACACCATCAGCCACACCAGTGTTGCGCCTGCAAACACCGCCATGGCGTCAATCACGTGCCCGTAAATCCTGGAAACAGCTTTCATGCATCAGCCCCGGGGTCATTCGTGATCAGGCCCGCCGGGGGCGGGCCTGTCTTTTTCTTATTTTGCTGAATCGAGATCGTAGAAGAGTTCGATCAGCGTGTCGTAGTTGTCGGTCCCGCCCGGCTGTTCCGCCATGAGGCCCTTCATGCGTTCCCAGGTTTTTTCGCGCGCGGCGGCCAGGTAGTTGGCTTTCGCCTCGCCTTCCAGCGAGACCACCGTCATGCCGGCAGCGTCCAGCGCGGCGAAATCCTCGTCGCGCTTGGCGCGCAGGGCTTCGACGCTGTCCTTCTCGTGCTGGATGGCAACGTCCTGAAGGATCTTCTTGGATTCGTCCGACAGCGAGTCCCATTTCTCCAGGTTGACGATCACGCCAAGGTCCGTGGAGAAGAAGCACGGCTCGATCCGGTAGTTCAGGAATTCGTTCCATTTCAGGTCGATCAGGCCGATCTGAGTCCAGCCGGTGGCATCGACAACACCGCGCTGAAGCGCGGAATAGACCTCGCCCGTCGGCAGGTCGATCACCTGAGCGCCGAGATAGTTGGTGAAGAATGCATTGTAGACGTTGTTGCCGCGCAGCTTAAGGCCTTCGACTTCCAGGTTGCCCTTCTCGTCGAAGGTCGGCTCGTTCCGGGTCCAAAGGTTGTAGCAGACGCCGCTGTCGAACCAGCCGAGATACTTCAGGCCCATCTTGTCCTGGTGGATCTTGTCGATAAGCTCCGTGCCGCCATTCTGGCGTGTCTCGACTGCGGTCAGGTTGGACGCGACCATCGCATCCTTTTCCGGCAGCGCACCGCCATAGAAGGAGCCCGGCGTGTAGACCATGTCGACAATGCCGTCGCGGACCGCGTCGGGCTGCTGGAACATGCCGATGGCTTCCGGCCCACCGCGCACCTCGATCTGCACGACGCCCTTGCCGGCCTCGTTCACCTTGTCCACGAAGGACAGGAAGCTCTTGGTGTAGATCAGCGTTTCGGGAAACGCATGAACGGCGGTGATCTTGTCTTCCGCCTGTGCGGACGCTGCCATCAGCGCCGATCCGGCAACAAGGCCGGCGAATATCATCCTCATCATTTTCTCTCTCCACTTCACAGGATGGCTTTTGCCTTTATCCCTCTGGTTGTTCAGGCTGTGCCCTGATGCATTGTGCCCTTGCGGTTCAAGAGCCGGTTTGTCGCGCTATTGGCCGGACCCATGGCATGCCGCTTTCCAGGTTCCGCTTGTGATGCCCGATTGCTTCTGCGTGCCGCATCGTCAGGTCGATGTCGTCCCAGCCGTTGATCAGCTTGGTGCGCCAGCCCGGATCGATGTGAAATCCGATTGTCCTGCCATCGATGTTGAGGTTACCGGCCTCCAGGCAGAGATGCGCCGGTCTTGAGCTGTCTGCGAGCACGCGCAGCAGGACATCGAAATCCTCTTCCGAGATGCGTGCCGGCAGAAGTCCGTTGTTGACGGCATTGCCTGCGAAAATGTCGCCAAAACTTGGAGCGAACACGGCCCGGATGCCCGCATCGACAAGCGCATAGACAGCCGCTTCGCGCGACGAACCGCTGCCGAAATTGCGCCCGGCTACAACGATTGATGTGTCCTTGTGCCGGTTCAGCGGGAAGTGCGGATGTTCGCTGCCGCCCTCGTTCCTGCGCAGATCATGCAGCAGAAACCCTCCGTAACCCTCGCTGCGGGGCGTAGACATGAAACGGGACGGGATCAGCTGATCCGTGTCGATATTGTGAAGCGGCAGGGCAACGGCCTGTCCGCTGTGTTTCGTCCAGCCGCTCATGCTGCACGTCCATTCAAGAACGGCCGTACGTCCGTGATGGTTCCTGTCACCGCCGCTGCCGCGACCATGGCGGGAGACATCAGGTGGGTCAGTG
This region of uncultured Roseibium sp. genomic DNA includes:
- a CDS encoding trimethylamine methyltransferase family protein, with translation MSGGRAKRGGRKERLAMRAAKPQVDPCPPGQAGGRYKPLLDDELQQIYRTALDLLSRLGMGEVPDRLKEDLLAAGAKAGESDRVRFPVELVETAIAAAAKTFTFHGRDPSKSITVGGSNVYFGTGGAAVQTLDMETGLYRPSTLEDLHNFTRLQDVLQNVSWFTRCCVATDVPDTYDLDVNTVYALLKNTTKPVATSFTLPEHVTPIVGMLDIAAGGEGEFARRPFLKAHISPVISPLRYGEDAVGVVYECIRHNIPMSCITAAQAGATAPATLAGFLAQSLAETLASLVMVHAIQPGFPMIFSNWPLVIDLRTGAFSGGGGETAVLNAASAQLTNWLGLPSGVASSMTDAKAIDAQAGVEKGITSLAAALAGGNLIYESSGMTASLLGASFEAFVLDDEMHSMTYRALRGIEVTPDTLAFDAICEAVLGEGHFLGGQNTYQAMERDYFYPSLADRDEPRTWAQNGAQDAWTRARARAGEILASHHPAYLSPEQDRTIRDRFNIL
- a CDS encoding LysR family transcriptional regulator, with the translated sequence MPQRPDIKDLSLKGLELFQLCARSGSLQAVAAESGLSASTVSHHLRNLEEALRVELFDHSRRPLVLTPKGKIFLRDIDDALHALRRARAEAAGGTMAEASYLRLGTIEDFDSDIFPALAVSLFEAMPNCDFLYHTDSSHMIVQMLRNRQLDIGVAATSNERLRDFIERPLLRDPYVMVVPKGLDRTPGEIIQGKAELPFLRFTSNLIMAKHIEAQLRRMDISPPHRFECGNNQTLLAMVAAGTGWTITTPLLFSRARRFHPEVEMHRFPGKGFARTLAILANADCSRSVLNLVDESIRTLIDDTLLTPFFEKTPWLKDSLKLID
- the dctP gene encoding TRAP transporter substrate-binding protein DctP, giving the protein MMRMIFAGLVAGSALMAASAQAEDKITAVHAFPETLIYTKSFLSFVDKVNEAGKGVVQIEVRGGPEAIGMFQQPDAVRDGIVDMVYTPGSFYGGALPEKDAMVASNLTAVETRQNGGTELIDKIHQDKMGLKYLGWFDSGVCYNLWTRNEPTFDEKGNLEVEGLKLRGNNVYNAFFTNYLGAQVIDLPTGEVYSALQRGVVDATGWTQIGLIDLKWNEFLNYRIEPCFFSTDLGVIVNLEKWDSLSDESKKILQDVAIQHEKDSVEALRAKRDEDFAALDAAGMTVVSLEGEAKANYLAAAREKTWERMKGLMAEQPGGTDNYDTLIELFYDLDSAK
- a CDS encoding TRAP transporter small permease, coding for MKAVSRIYGHVIDAMAVFAGATLVWLMVSVVISVVMRNLGLQPFAWLFTSSEYGLLYMTMLGAPWLVREKGHVHIELVTSALPEGPRHVVSRLVALACVLVCVILAWKGLELFLKNIERGDYDTRAYYYPRWLLTVTFPLSFGLMAVEFMRFVVGSELMHTGEAGIHE
- the leuD gene encoding 3-isopropylmalate dehydratase small subunit, whose translation is MSGWTKHSGQAVALPLHNIDTDQLIPSRFMSTPRSEGYGGFLLHDLRRNEGGSEHPHFPLNRHKDTSIVVAGRNFGSGSSREAAVYALVDAGIRAVFAPSFGDIFAGNAVNNGLLPARISEEDFDVLLRVLADSSRPAHLCLEAGNLNIDGRTIGFHIDPGWRTKLINGWDDIDLTMRHAEAIGHHKRNLESGMPWVRPIARQTGS
- a CDS encoding ABC transporter substrate-binding protein, which gives rise to MSDGKFSIGSMNRRRFLQTTGAATVMAGSTLSLTGTAKAAPKRGGTLRVAKGHGQTTDTLDPGTWEHGFVIALGYGYCGYLTGVAPDGSVEPQLAESWEADDEAKVWRFKMRPGTTFHSGKAVTPEDVIASINFHRGEDSTSAAKPLLAAIDDITAEGDTVVFSLSSGSADFPFTFTDYHLPIQPAKDGSVDWKSGDGAGPYKLTDFTPGVSATLTRNENDWNSDRGFFDTIELLAIVDLNARTTALISGDVHVIDKLDLKTIGLMGRRPGLTIHEVAGNQHYTFAMSTNKDPYTDRNVRLALKHAVNRQEMVDKILFGYGAVGNDHPIGQGQQFFNSELEQRTYDPDKAKFYLKEAGLDSLSVTLSSADAAFPGAVDAAVLFQQSAKDAGINLEINRVPNDGYWSDVWMKDPFTAVYWGGRPVEDAMFSTAYAKGVAWNDTFWDNDRFNELLVTARAELDPDKRRTMYYEMQTIVNEDGGVIIPMFANYVFATSNDIVVSDSMASNWDMDGERWMERWSFA
- a CDS encoding TRAP transporter large permease, encoding MEWYEALALLLGVIVFLMAMGMPVALAFLAANIVGAWVFMGGERGIGQLLNNGLGSLTKFALVPIPLFLLMGEIFFHTGLGGRMFNAIDKLLGRLSGRLSYVTVLGGTAFSTLSGSSMGSTALLGSLMVPEMSQRGYKSHMSIGPILGTGGLAIIIPPSALAVLLATLAQIDVGALLIAGVIPGLILAGFYIGTIWLQTKLDPAAAPAYDVEPMSFAGKIGLLLREVVPMVGVMVVIIILMINGFVTPSEAAAFGALGVLILAAVFRCLTWEAMRKSVTGALKVTLMAYLIVFGSATFSQLLAFSGASRGLVNWAISFELAPLAMLLVMFAVLLLLGMFMEQISMMLLTVPIFFPLAMNLGYDPIWFGLIMLLALEISFTTPPFGLLLFVMKGVAPPGTTMRTIYTSAFPFIGCSLLLVALLVLFPQIALWLPGL